The sequence below is a genomic window from Nitrosomonas sp..
AACCCTGTAAATTAAATGCGATGCCAGTGACCCACAATATCAATGACAACAGATTGAATCCCAGCAATACGGCAAGCAGCCAGTAAATATTCAATGTATACAATTCGCTGACGGCATTTCCGGCAGCCAGTGCGCCCAATATTGCCGCGATAGCCAGACAGGCCCACCCGGCGTGCTTGAACTGATCGCGCGGTTTATTAATCGCATCTTCGAGTTCGTTGTCTTGAATCAGGCGGTCTGCGCGTGTAGAAAGCCGTTGTGTAAAATCGGCGTATTTAAAGTCTGCCATTGTCTGATTTTCCATATCCTCAATGCTGGCATAAGACAGTTCCTTAGCCTTCGCAGATTCTATTTTGCGCAATTGCTCAATACGTACCAGATCAGTAAATGGATTTATTTTCACAGACATTGAATAATAAAATTTCGATAAATAAATAAGGCCAACGGGTTTATACGCAGAAAATCATTTCGATCATAAAGGAATCGGGATAAGAAAACATGGGCAAAATTGACATCAGTTATCAGGAGAAAATATGATGAGCGCACATAAAGTACACAGCCGTAAGTTTTTTAATTATTTTCATCAGGAAACCCCATGAAGCCAGTTGCAATTTTCAGATATTTGCCCATTGAAGGCCCCGGCTATTTTGCCACATTTCTCGATAACAATCATATCCCATGGGAATTGATCAAGATTGATGCGGGTGCAAAATTGCCGGCAAACATAGATTCGTACAGCGGACTTGTTTTTATGGGCGGTTCTATGAGCGTCAATGACGATTTGCCCTGGATTGAACCGTCCATGAACTTGATCCGGCTTGCAGTCAGGCATGATGTGCCTTTGTTGGGGCATTGCCTGGGGGGGCAACTGATCGCGAAGGCACTCGGCGGCTTTGTCACACACAATTTATTCAAGGAAATGGGTTGGGGAAACGTAACAGTGGCAGAAAATCAAGTGGCGCGTGCATGGTTTGATGACATTACTGAATTCGAAACTTTCCATTGGCATGGCGAAACTTTTAGCCCTCCTGAAGGCGCAACCTGTATTCTTTCCAGCCCTCACTGCGAAAATCAGGCATTCGCCATGGGTATTCATCTGGGCATGCAATGCCATGTTGAAATGACGGAGCGCATGGTCAAGGATTGGAGTGATGTCAATTTCCAGGAAATCATCCAGATGAATGAACCGGCGGTGCAGTCGCCCGCCGAGATGGAAAAAAATCTGGCCGAACGCGTGGCAAAACTGAACGCCGTTGCTGACCGCCTGTATGCTAAATGGATCTCCGCACTGGAATAGTGTTTCACTTATTAGAGCGACTTAATCCAAATCTCTTCCCATAAGTAATGTTATGAATTTTTCCCTGGTTTCGTTCGACGCATCTCGATATAACGTGTATTTGGCATGACGTTCCGGTTGTGTGGTATCCAGCTCAATGCCCCATAGCGGAGACAGCGTCATCGGTAAATTGGAATAACGCACATCAATCAGTACTTCGGAATGTTCAGTCGAAAGCGCTACCAGACCATCGGAAAATTTTGTAAAACGTTCAATGTCGCCAGCCAGTACGGACGATTTAGGCAAATCACGCATATCCCGCGTCAAATTGAATAATTCAATCGAATCGCCCGGGTAAATACGCGCATCGGAAAACGGACCAATCCGAATAGCGTCGACATATAAACGACCGTCAGTCTGATAAATCGACCGCCAAAGTACTAGGTTGCCAAGTGTTGGCTTAACCAGCAGCCGCTCAATGGAATGATTGCGCTCAACTGCCAGCGTCCTGGCTATATCTTCAGCGCGCTGCAACTGCATCCATCCAAACGACAAGTAAATGGCCGCCAGTAACAATCCCACTCGTGCTGCAGTCACTGTTTTTCTCCTGAGCGCAAAAATAACTGCCACCAGCAGCATTAATGTAAACACCGGATCAATAACGGAAATCATGTTTAGCGCCGTACGTTCATCGCTGAGCGGCCACAACAAATGTGTGCCGTAGCTGGTAAACGCATCCAGCACACCGCTCAGGCAATACCCCAGAAAAGCAAACAAATAGATACGCGCAAAGGGCAGGTGCTTGCGTAAAAATGGCCATAACACTATGGCAGCAATTAACGCGCCAAATGGAACAAAAAAAATCGAATGGGTAAAATGCCGGTGAAACTCGATATTGAGCAACGGGTCGTTTTCTGACTGAATCAGAATATCTGCATCTGCAATAACCCCTGCAAGAAATCCAACTCCAGCGGCAATTCGTGTTTCATCATGCCTTGCTCCAGACTGTGCCATGCTGGCACCCAACAGGCCCTGAGTCAATAAATCCATAGTTTGGTTTTTGAAAATAGAATCAAAAAGATTATTTTTTAATACTGATCATGCATAGTATATATGCATATGCATTGAAAATTGTTTGGGCTTTCATAAAAAGCAGATCATTAATTTGCCCGCTTAACTACAAGCAATTATAATGCTGGGTTACTTGTTATTTCTCGAAGTACTTATATGCTGTTGTAGCTCAGATGGTAGAGCAACTGATTCGTAATCAGTAGGTCCGCGGTTCGATTCCGCGCAACAGCACCAATAATCAATAACTTATAAGCACATCCACATAAGTATT
It includes:
- a CDS encoding type 1 glutamine amidotransferase is translated as MKPVAIFRYLPIEGPGYFATFLDNNHIPWELIKIDAGAKLPANIDSYSGLVFMGGSMSVNDDLPWIEPSMNLIRLAVRHDVPLLGHCLGGQLIAKALGGFVTHNLFKEMGWGNVTVAENQVARAWFDDITEFETFHWHGETFSPPEGATCILSSPHCENQAFAMGIHLGMQCHVEMTERMVKDWSDVNFQEIIQMNEPAVQSPAEMEKNLAERVAKLNAVADRLYAKWISALE
- a CDS encoding metal-dependent hydrolase, translated to MDLLTQGLLGASMAQSGARHDETRIAAGVGFLAGVIADADILIQSENDPLLNIEFHRHFTHSIFFVPFGALIAAIVLWPFLRKHLPFARIYLFAFLGYCLSGVLDAFTSYGTHLLWPLSDERTALNMISVIDPVFTLMLLVAVIFALRRKTVTAARVGLLLAAIYLSFGWMQLQRAEDIARTLAVERNHSIERLLVKPTLGNLVLWRSIYQTDGRLYVDAIRIGPFSDARIYPGDSIELFNLTRDMRDLPKSSVLAGDIERFTKFSDGLVALSTEHSEVLIDVRYSNLPMTLSPLWGIELDTTQPERHAKYTLYRDASNETREKFITLLMGRDLD